Proteins encoded together in one Cellulomonas gilvus ATCC 13127 window:
- a CDS encoding DUF2752 domain-containing protein, which translates to MDPLCGGTRAAYFTVTGQWSKAWFYNPLGPLAVIGVAAMALRATLGFAAHRWLVVDLVVSSRTTRFACALGVLAAFALGVRQQFLVDLLL; encoded by the coding sequence ATGGATCCCCTGTGCGGGGGAACGCGTGCGGCCTACTTCACGGTGACCGGTCAGTGGTCGAAGGCGTGGTTCTACAACCCCCTGGGGCCGCTTGCCGTCATCGGGGTGGCGGCCATGGCACTCCGCGCAACGCTTGGGTTCGCAGCCCACCGTTGGCTCGTCGTCGATCTCGTGGTCTCCAGTCGAACGACCCGGTTCGCATGCGCGCTTGGCGTCCTCGCCGCTTTCGCCCTCGGCGTCCGCCAGCAGTTCCTCGTCGACCTGTTGCTCTAA
- a CDS encoding IS3 family transposase (programmed frameshift) — translation MPRPYPKEFREDVVAVARRGDAPIKQIAADFGIAESCLRNWLRDADVADGNRPGVTRTESAELREANRRIRLLEQENEVLRRAAAYLSQAHLPKRLYPLVSELAADGVPVAVTCRVLKLARQPYYRWLAEPVGAREVARAHLANALFDAHRDDPEFGHRLLADEAARAGLIACDRTVWRICRDNQWWSVFGKKRSKNGKKAAPPAHEDLVLRVFTADAPNRLWLWDITEHPTAEGKVYLCAIKDVFSNRIVGYSISDRMTSQIAVDALVSAVQRRGDVAGCVVHSDRGSQFRSRKVARVLARHDLAGSMGQVASAGDNAAMESFFSLLQKNVLDRRRWATRDELRLAIITWIERTYHRRRRQVRLGRLTPIEYETIMTTQVALAA, via the exons GTGCCCAGGCCCTATCCCAAGGAGTTCCGCGAGGACGTCGTGGCCGTGGCTCGCCGCGGGGACGCTCCGATCAAGCAGATCGCGGCGGACTTCGGCATCGCCGAGTCGTGTCTGCGGAACTGGCTGCGTGATGCCGACGTCGCGGACGGCAACCGCCCCGGGGTGACTCGGACCGAGTCGGCCGAGCTGCGAGAGGCGAACCGGCGTATCCGTCTGCTGGAGCAGGAGAACGAGGTCCTGCGCCGCGCGGCCGCGTATCTGTCCCAGGCGCATCTGCCG AAAAGGCTCTACCCGCTCGTGAGTGAGCTCGCCGCCGACGGGGTGCCCGTCGCGGTGACGTGCCGGGTTCTTAAGCTCGCAAGGCAGCCCTACTACCGGTGGCTCGCTGAGCCCGTCGGCGCGCGGGAGGTCGCCCGGGCGCACCTCGCTAACGCGTTGTTCGACGCCCACCGTGACGACCCGGAGTTCGGGCACCGGCTCCTGGCCGACGAGGCCGCCCGCGCCGGACTGATCGCCTGCGACCGCACGGTCTGGCGGATCTGTCGGGACAACCAGTGGTGGTCGGTGTTCGGCAAGAAGCGCTCGAAGAACGGGAAGAAGGCCGCTCCGCCGGCCCATGAGGACCTCGTGCTGCGGGTGTTCACCGCCGATGCGCCGAACAGGTTGTGGCTCTGGGACATCACCGAGCACCCGACCGCCGAGGGCAAGGTCTACCTCTGCGCGATCAAGGACGTGTTCTCCAACCGGATCGTCGGATACTCGATCAGCGACCGCATGACGTCCCAGATCGCAGTAGACGCTCTGGTCAGCGCGGTGCAGCGGCGCGGGGATGTCGCCGGCTGCGTGGTCCACAGCGATCGTGGCAGCCAGTTCCGAAGCAGGAAGGTGGCCCGTGTCCTGGCCCGCCACGACCTCGCTGGGTCGATGGGGCAGGTCGCCTCCGCCGGGGACAACGCCGCTATGGAGAGCTTCTTCTCGCTGCTGCAGAAGAACGTCCTGGACCGCCGCCGCTGGGCCACCCGTGACGAGCTGCGCCTGGCGATCATCACCTGGATCGAACGGACCTACCACCGCCGCAGACGCCAGGTCCGCCTCGGCCGCCTGACCCCCATCGAGTACGAGACGATCATGACCACTCAGGTCGCACTCGCCGCCTGA
- a CDS encoding M15 family metallopeptidase — MPDSELCDLWQRPYRDRADAAESLFSLNALYVARFGEPMCLSSGYRSYEEQAALRRKKGGIAAPAGLSNHGWGLAVDFCSETYAGERGDWLWANAATFGWENPEWARKGGSGYYEPWHWEYKSAVEAMKEAGTS; from the coding sequence GTGCCCGATTCTGAGCTGTGTGACCTGTGGCAGCGGCCGTACCGAGACAGAGCTGACGCGGCCGAGTCGCTGTTCTCCCTGAACGCCCTCTATGTCGCACGGTTCGGCGAGCCCATGTGCCTGTCGTCCGGGTACCGCTCGTACGAGGAACAGGCTGCGCTCCGCAGAAAGAAGGGCGGAATCGCGGCTCCTGCAGGGCTGTCGAACCACGGTTGGGGCTTGGCCGTCGACTTCTGCAGTGAAACCTATGCGGGAGAACGTGGCGACTGGCTGTGGGCGAATGCCGCCACCTTCGGGTGGGAGAACCCTGAGTGGGCCCGCAAGGGCGGTTCGGGCTACTACGAACCGTGGCACTGGGAGTACAAGAGCGCTGTCGAGGCGATGAAAGAAGCTGGCAC